A genomic window from Salvia miltiorrhiza cultivar Shanhuang (shh) chromosome 5, IMPLAD_Smil_shh, whole genome shotgun sequence includes:
- the LOC131026591 gene encoding putative late blight resistance protein homolog R1A-10 isoform X1 produces the protein MAAFGAAASLKNTILRILQSSRISLVSHSPQILQPASDGMDRLQKVLRKLDETSCSKIRTEVNALDELIKEAVWEFEDLLESHVLPEILPQLQSERSNLSFSVDLQSLQHHVDCFVEMVKMMEEEYIIEMENMAEEEGEPISSRIDFGGIKSNMVGRSYAFQDARDNLLEDKHYSIIGMAGVGKTTLAKHIFEDPSIRSHFEFRAWVKVGRKCEPNELLRCVLAQVDPNAYRMLAQGDDDDEEVVELLKEKLQDKKCLIVLDDVWEEQAVDRLINCLLEKNTLGGIQFLLTSRQRITYKQHGGMRLRLLNEEDSKNLLGEKVFGVKVFSEDGFPPQLEKLGEKIALKCEGLPLIIVTVAELLSKADKTPEYWTEVAYKQHNSLFKDAYNQISEVLFPSYDYLPQHLKMFFLYMGAFPPYINHTPSGINYLLSAEGFLELNVEKGFEGFWEKLSKSYHLVLDTENSWYLDRQYRVHSCWQHLCKVEASRIKFLHVLRGCDDVIKDQRRLCAHYNSLFGFKQVYDSIKSDCASTVRSLLCVGPYHPYPIPILAMGFKLLRVLYALGVRFYHIPIEILKLVCLRYLSLKCNGELPPSISNLFHLQFLIIHPHMFIKKRGVQSYMPVQIWDMQELERISVWRRDLPTPNTDDGTLNKLTSLIGVSAKSCTMEVLKRIPNLKELGIQVELKPYDDDDDDERNPSSCLGYISQLQNLETLKYRVYNPEIKYECNTIPLSMFPSSLKVLYLSGLGGYPWNYMNDIGSLLPNLEILILYCYAFQGPEWDITPGNFLKLIELQIEDTDLVRWRPQRGSFPELRRLSMQHCYKLQQLDWPYDHSWIEIIDLLECNPLAVACATELKNKFSFKLNVRCSF, from the coding sequence ATGGCGGCTTTTGGTGCGGCGGCTTCTCTCAAGAATACGATTCTGCGTATTCTACAATCGTCTCGCATTTCTCTCGTTTCCCACTCTCCACAAATCTTACAGCCTGCCTCCGACGGGATGGATCGATTGCAGAAAGTTCTGCGAAAATTGGACGAGACCAGCTGCAGCAAGATCAGGACGGAGGTGAATGCTTTGGATGAACTCATCAAAGAGGCAGTTTGGGAATTCGAAGATTTACTCGAATCCCATGTCTTACCTGAGATTCTTCCACAACTCCAAAGCGAGAGAAGCAACTTGTCATTCTCTGTAGATTTGCAGAGTCTGCAACACCATGTTGATTGTTTCGTCGAGATGGTGAAGATGATGGAGGAGGAGTACATCATTGAAATGGAGAATatggctgaagaagaaggcgagcCTATTTCCTCAAGAATCGATTTTGGTGGAATCAAGTCAAATATGGTTGGAAGATCTTATGCATTTCAAGACGCTAGAGATAATCTTCTTGAAGATAAACACTATTCGATTATTGGGATGGCGGGCGTTGGAAAGACAACTCTTGCTAAACATATTTTTGAAGATCCATCAATTCGGAGCCattttgagtttcgagcatgGGTCAAAGTGGGCAGAAAATGCGAGCCCAATGAACTATTACGCTGTGTTCTAGCTCAAGTGGATCCTAACGCTTACCGAATGCTTGCCCAAGGAGATGATGACGATGAGGAAGTAGTTGAactattgaaagaaaaattgcAGGATAAGAAATGCCTCATCgtgttggatgatgtttgggagGAACAAGCAGTAGATCGCTTGATAAATTGCTTGCTAGAAAAGAATACTCTTGGAGGGATTCAGTTCTTACTTACAAGTAGACAACGTATAACATACAAGCAGCATGGGGGCATGAGATTGAGATTGTTGAATGAAGAAGATAGTAAGAATCTACTTGGTGAGAAGGTGTTTGGTGTGAAGGTGTTTAGTGAAGACGGTTTCCCTCCTCAACTTGAGAAACTGGGAGAGAAGATTGCATTGAAATGTGAAGGTCTTCCTCTTATCATAGTCACAGTTGCAGAGCTCCTATCAAAAGCCGACAAGACCCCAGAATACTGGACTGAGGTAGCCTACAAACAACACAACTCACTTTTCAAGGatgcatataatcaaatatcagaGGTACTTTTCCCAAGTTATGACTACTTACCCCAACATTTAAAAATGTTCTTCCTCTATATGGGAGCTTTCCCTCCATATATCAATCATACTCCATCCGGTATCAATTATCTGTTGAGTGCTGAGGGCTTTCTTGAACTGAATGTTGAAAAGGGTTTTGAAGGTTTCTGGGAAAAGCTTTCTAAGTCGTATCATCTTGTTCTCGACACAGAAAATTCTTGGTATTTGGATAGGCAGTATCGCGTGCATTCTTGTTGGCAGCACTTATGTAAGGTAGAAGCTAGTAGGATCAAGTTTCTACATGTCTTACGAGGTTGTGATGATGTAATAAAAGACCAACGTCGCTTGTGTGCCCATTACAATAGTTTATTTGGCTTCAAACAAGTGTATGATTCGATAAAAAGTGATTGTGCATCCACTGTCCGTTCTCTCCTTTGTGTTGGTCCTTATCACCCATATCCAATCCCAATACTTGCCATGGGTTTCAAGTTGCTCAGGGTACTATATGCTCTTGGAGTTCGATTTTACCATATCccaattgaaattttgaaacttGTTTGTCTGCGGTACCTTTCCCTAAAATGCAACGGGGAGCTCCCTCCTTCCATATCCAACCTTTTTCACCTTCAATTCTTGATTATCCATCCACATATGTTCATTAAAAAGCGTGGAGTTCAGTCTTATATGCCTGTGCAAATTTGGGACATGCAAGAACTAGAGCGTATTAGTGTTTGGAGAAGGGACCTACCAACCCCTAATACTGATGATGGTACCTTGAACAAACTCACCTCACTTATTGGTGTGAGTGCAAAGAGTTGTACAATGGAAGTTCTCAAAAGAATTCCTAATTTAAAGGAATTAGGAATTCAAGTGGAGTTGAAGccttatgatgatgatgatgatgatgaaagaAACCCATCGAGTTGCTTGGGTTATATCTCACAACTCCAGAATTTGGAGACACTTAAATATCGGGTTTATAATCCTGAGATAAAGTATGAGTGTAATACGATTCCTCTTTCAATGTTTCCATCAAGTCTCAAGGTGTTATATTTGTCTGGGTTAGGGGGGTATCCTTGGAATTATATGAATGACATTGGTTCGCTGTTGCCAAATCTCGAGATTCTCATTTTATATTGCTATGCATTTCAAGGCCCAGAGTGGGACATAACACCGGGGAATTTTTTGAAACTTATTGAACTTCAAATTGAAGACACCGATTTGGTGCGATGGAGACCTCAACGTGGAAGCTTCCCGGAGCTTCGTAGACTAAGCATGCAGCATTGCTACAAATTACAACAGCTCGATTGGCCGTATGATCACTCTTGGATAGAGATCATTGATTTACTCGAGTGCAATCCTTTAGCTGTAGCTTGTGCCACGGAATTAAAAAACAAGTTTTCCTTTAAACTTAATGTTAGATGTTCTTTTTGA
- the LOC131026591 gene encoding probable disease resistance RPP8-like protein 4 isoform X2, which yields MAAFGAAASLKNTILRILQSSRISLVSHSPQILQPASDGMDRLQKVLRKLDETSCSKIRTEVNALDELIKEAVWEFEDLLESHVLPEILPQLQSERSNLSFSVDLQSLQHHVDCFVEMVKMMEEEYIIEMENMAEEEGEPISSRIDFGGIKSNMVGRSYAFQDARDNLLEDKHYSIIGMAGVGKTTLAKHIFEDPSIRSHFEFRAWVKVGRKCEPNELLRCVLAQVDPNAYRMLAQGDDDDEEVVELLKEKLQDKKCLIVLDDVWEEQAVDRLINCLLEKNTLGGIQFLLTSRQRITYKQHGGMRLRLLNEEDSKNLLGEKVFGVKVFSEDGFPPQLEKLGEKIALKCEGLPLIIVTVAELLSKADKTPEYWTEVAYKQHNSLFKDAYNQISEVSGKSFLSRIILFSTQKILGIWIGSIACILVGSTYVR from the exons ATGGCGGCTTTTGGTGCGGCGGCTTCTCTCAAGAATACGATTCTGCGTATTCTACAATCGTCTCGCATTTCTCTCGTTTCCCACTCTCCACAAATCTTACAGCCTGCCTCCGACGGGATGGATCGATTGCAGAAAGTTCTGCGAAAATTGGACGAGACCAGCTGCAGCAAGATCAGGACGGAGGTGAATGCTTTGGATGAACTCATCAAAGAGGCAGTTTGGGAATTCGAAGATTTACTCGAATCCCATGTCTTACCTGAGATTCTTCCACAACTCCAAAGCGAGAGAAGCAACTTGTCATTCTCTGTAGATTTGCAGAGTCTGCAACACCATGTTGATTGTTTCGTCGAGATGGTGAAGATGATGGAGGAGGAGTACATCATTGAAATGGAGAATatggctgaagaagaaggcgagcCTATTTCCTCAAGAATCGATTTTGGTGGAATCAAGTCAAATATGGTTGGAAGATCTTATGCATTTCAAGACGCTAGAGATAATCTTCTTGAAGATAAACACTATTCGATTATTGGGATGGCGGGCGTTGGAAAGACAACTCTTGCTAAACATATTTTTGAAGATCCATCAATTCGGAGCCattttgagtttcgagcatgGGTCAAAGTGGGCAGAAAATGCGAGCCCAATGAACTATTACGCTGTGTTCTAGCTCAAGTGGATCCTAACGCTTACCGAATGCTTGCCCAAGGAGATGATGACGATGAGGAAGTAGTTGAactattgaaagaaaaattgcAGGATAAGAAATGCCTCATCgtgttggatgatgtttgggagGAACAAGCAGTAGATCGCTTGATAAATTGCTTGCTAGAAAAGAATACTCTTGGAGGGATTCAGTTCTTACTTACAAGTAGACAACGTATAACATACAAGCAGCATGGGGGCATGAGATTGAGATTGTTGAATGAAGAAGATAGTAAGAATCTACTTGGTGAGAAGGTGTTTGGTGTGAAGGTGTTTAGTGAAGACGGTTTCCCTCCTCAACTTGAGAAACTGGGAGAGAAGATTGCATTGAAATGTGAAGGTCTTCCTCTTATCATAGTCACAGTTGCAGAGCTCCTATCAAAAGCCGACAAGACCCCAGAATACTGGACTGAGGTAGCCTACAAACAACACAACTCACTTTTCAAGGatgcatataatcaaatatcagaG GTTTCTGGGAAAAGCTTTCTAAGTCGTATCATCTTGTTCTCGACACAGAAAATTCTTGGTATTTGGATAGGCAGTATCGCGTGCATTCTTGTTGGCAGCACTTATGTAAGGTAG